A genomic window from Sporosarcina sp. Marseille-Q4063 includes:
- a CDS encoding inositol monophosphatase family protein, protein MNWGFVDRYAKSLIKEAGHKIRVSFFNQIHIDSKADANDLVTNIDQEIEQFFIKRIQADFPTHKIIGEEGFGDKVESIEGVVWILDPIDGTMNFIHQQRNFAISLGIYLDGVGMLGYIYDVVRDDFYHAKKDEGAYYNDERLPKLEKVAVNNAVIGVNARWVAPNRYIDHEKMIGLVLECRGTRSYGSAAIEIAYVASGRLDAYISMRLSPWDIAGGMVIANEVGAITTNLNGEPSHVLGQDSFIVARPRLHEDILKNYIRLIK, encoded by the coding sequence TTGAATTGGGGATTTGTGGATCGCTACGCAAAATCATTGATAAAGGAAGCTGGTCATAAAATCCGGGTTTCTTTTTTTAATCAAATACATATTGATTCGAAAGCAGATGCGAATGATCTTGTCACGAATATTGACCAGGAAATTGAACAATTCTTTATAAAACGCATTCAAGCTGATTTTCCTACTCATAAAATAATAGGTGAGGAAGGTTTTGGCGATAAAGTCGAATCGATTGAAGGCGTTGTGTGGATTCTCGATCCGATTGATGGGACAATGAATTTTATCCACCAACAACGAAATTTTGCAATTTCGCTTGGTATTTATCTTGATGGTGTTGGCATGCTAGGGTATATCTATGATGTTGTTCGAGATGACTTTTATCATGCGAAAAAAGATGAAGGTGCGTATTACAACGACGAACGATTGCCTAAATTAGAAAAGGTTGCGGTAAATAATGCCGTTATCGGAGTAAATGCAAGATGGGTTGCACCGAACAGGTATATTGATCACGAAAAAATGATTGGACTTGTGCTAGAATGCAGAGGGACTCGGTCATATGGTTCTGCCGCCATTGAAATTGCTTACGTTGCTTCAGGTAGGCTTGATGCATATATTTCAATGAGATTGTCGCCGTGGGATATCGCGGGTGGAATGGTTATTGCAAATGAGGTCGGTGCAATTACAACAAATTTAAATGGCGAGCCGTCGCATGTTTTGGGACAAGACTCATTTATTGTAGCGCGTCCTCGTTTACATGAAGACATTTTAAAAAATTACATCCGATTAATAAAATAA
- a CDS encoding YlaF family protein, with protein sequence MKDIKWIFVLYSIAAILSMCAIGIAVGFRSIPGGIAAIIALTLVMGYGFKTKKKMREQGLL encoded by the coding sequence GTGAAAGACATTAAATGGATTTTCGTTCTATATTCCATTGCTGCTATCTTATCAATGTGCGCAATCGGTATCGCGGTCGGTTTCAGAAGCATACCCGGCGGCATTGCCGCCATCATCGCATTAACATTAGTAATGGGCTACGGATTTAAAACAAAGAAAAAAATGCGCGAACAAGGTTTGTTATAA